AAACTAAAACGTAAAAAAGAAGCATAGGGGAGGTAGAAGCAGGGACAGGGGCCCAGGAGAAATGTAGAGATACTGTGTGattgtatagaatcatagaatcatagaatcatagaatcatagaatgctttgggttggaagggacctttagaggtcatctagcccaacccccctgcagtgagcagggacagctttaaccagatcaggttgctcagagccccatccaacctgaccttgaatgttgccagggatggggcctctaccacctctctgggcaacctgttccagtgcttgaccaccctcattgtaaaaaacttctttctaatgtctagtctaaacctattCTTCATATatagggatggggtcaggaaagccaaagcctaCCTGGAGCTGGATGAGGTGAGGCAGGcaaagagcagcacaaagggcttctacaggtctatcagcagcagaagaaagagatgGGGAAATGTGGGTCCACTGCTAAGTGCAGTAAGGGTCCTGGTGACGAAGGGCATGGAAAAGCCCAAAGTACTCAGTGTCAccttcagctctgcctttaCTAGGAAAAGCACCCTTCAGGAATCTCCGGGCTCTGAGACCAGAGGGcaagtctggagcaaggaagacttaccCTTGGTGGAGGAGGATCAGGCCagggaacatttaaacaaagtaagtccatgggacctgaaGGGAGGCAGGCATGGGTGCTGAGGGggctggctgatgtcattgtgaGGCTACTCTTGATTATCTTTGAAAGGCCCTGGTGTCTGGGAGAGGTTCCTGAAGAGTGGAAGAAAGTAACTGTCACTcccatcttcaagaagggcaaggaggaggatccagggaactacagtctggtcagcctcaccttgatccctgggaaggtgatggagcaactaatcctggaaaccatttccagggAGTGTTCAACATGGATTTACAAAGGGAAAGTCATGCTTACCCAACCTGACAGCTTATAATGAGGTGACTGGATTGTTGGATTaagggagagcagtggatgctCTTTACCTTGACCTCAGAAAGGCTTTCAACAgtgtctcccataacatcctcatagacAAGCTGACAAGGTGTGGGTTAGATAAATGGACAATGAGGCGGACTGAGAACTGGCTGAACTGCAGGGCTCAGGGGGTTTtgatcagcagcacaaagtccagctgggCAAAATTCATTAGTGGTGTGTCCCAGAGGTTGATAGTGGGGCCAATATTGTataacacagaatcatagaatcacagaacagttttggttgaaagggacctttaaaggtcatctagtcaacccccctctgctccctgcaatgaacagggacatcttcaactaggtcaggttgctcagagccccatccaacctgaccttgaacgtttcctgttccagtgtttcaccacccttaTTGTAAAAAGAttcttccttatacctagtataaatctattcttcttttagtttaaaaccattatgccttgtcctattgcaacaggccctactaaaaagtttgtcccccTCTTTTTTATAAGCCCcatttaagtactgaaaggccacaataaggtcgcaccagagccttctcttctccaggctgaacaaccccagctctctcagccattcctcacaggagaggtcttccatccctctgatcatttgcttcattaatgacctggaaagagAGCACCcccagcaagtttgcagatggtaCAAAACTAGGAGGAttggctgatacaccagatggttgtgctgccatttGGAGTGGCCTCAGAGGCCAGAGAAATGAACCAACAGAGATCTCAattgtcacagaatcacagaatctcaaaatcacagaatcagagaaaggttgaggttggaagagacctctggaggtcatctggccCAAACCCCCCCTCCACTCAAGACtagaccatgtccagatggtcCAGAAtcaccattctgtgattctgtagaCATCTGCTACGTGCTGCTATCAAGGCTGAGATGCTGGGCTCAATGGAGACTTGGTCTGACTTAATATGCATTTACCTGGATCACTTTACAGAATTTTCCCCTATATAATACTATGAAGGATACGTTCTGCTAAAAGATCATTTAATTCATTTGTCCTATAATGAACAGAGACATTCTCCAGTTATAGATGGTCCACTGTACCTAATTATACCCTTACATTATGCATAATTCAGATGCTATGGACATTATGCTATGTTCATCTTGCTGCTTGCCAGCTTTCTGAACTTGTTCAGtagctgcttttgaaacagcaatggtatggctgctctgcagagggaaaacCTGATCTTACAGTGAGCCAGTGAGACCTACTACTTCAGTGCTATCAGTACTTGCTGGAAAACCAGCTATCTGGAAAATTACATGCAGGGACATCTCACACAAGGGCAAATAGATAATGTTCATGCCAGGACTTCAGTGGTTGCTGGTTGGACTGGACTCTACAGAGACCAAGGACAGAACTGAGCCTGATGTACAGCCCTGGATCTTTGAAATCAGAGTCTAAATGAGAGTTAATCTCCAATTTAGAATTCCTTAGGTGCAGTAGATAGCATCTCTGCAATGGACCTAACCATCTATGACATTTTTGAGAAAAGCAATGGACACATTTTAGTCCAAAAATGGATCTGGAAGTTTAAACATAAACAGTAAAACCATAATTGCAAGTTAGTTCTGAAAATGGCTATAAGAGACAGTGTATGGAGGATGTTATTGGAAAGGTATCATAGGTGCTTAGTAGATTGTGGATAAGACTCCTCTTActctttctgttgctgttgtCCTTGTAAAGCAGTGTATCAGCCTTTGATTTCCTTTAAAGTGTATCTGTAGTCCTCTTTATCAGATGGCCCTGATGACAACTGAATGAAAGGACTGTCTGGTTCAATGGATTAATCCAAAGGTTGGTAGGATCCATGTGACCCATTTCAAGTGGCGAGGATGCATGTCCAGAATTATCTTCTTTCTCCCCCATACACACAAATATGCATACAAACTGTAGTGTCTGCAGAAACaatagtttttttaaagtaaaattttaagtgCCAAAGTTGAAGCAAAGTAAGATTCTTAtgtattttccagaaagttGTAAGAAATATGATCTTGCTTGGCTACTGAATGAATCAGAAGTTCTGAAAAGTCTCTGCTGTGTGTTGCGTTCCCATATCGCTGTGATAATGAAATCTCTCCCAGATTTTAAACTCTTTTCATGTTTGAACACAAATTAGCACTTCTCACCATTTTTTCTCAGTACCATGAGCAAGAAGCAAATCTATTTGCGACATCCAATAAatgaaacttttcatttttctgtaggaaaactAGTCTTGCAAATATAAGAGATCATATGTCCACTTTTTCAAGTTACAAAAGCTGTAGGGTATTTAAGATACCAACATCAATCCCTAAGTTACTCTGCAGTCCTTTATGCAGACAAATTCCTGGAAGACAGACTGATTTTACCCTTTCTTTAGGGCCTTCAAGctactaaaataataatattttgttgtggattttttttattatggaggtagaatgttttatttttgatagGTGTGGAATACTCATTAAACTTATCTAGAGCAAATATAGAATATGAACATGGCACATATGCATGGTACTGTGCCAGCAGAGATCAGAAGCGAGTTTAAATGGACTTGATACCTCAGTCTTAACTGGTAAGGCATCTGGTGAAggataaaataatttaggttggaagggactccTGGAAACCTGCAAGTTCAATTCCCCTCTCAAAGCAGGTCCAGTTAGATCACATTGCTCTGTTGTACTGGGATTTCTTCGCTCGATACAGTACTCCACatgtggtctcaccagtgctgagtcgAGGGGAAGAATCACTGCCCCTGACTTGCAGGCAAGACTCTTGCTAATAAGCTCAGGATGCCATTGGCCTTCTTTGCCGCAAGGGCGcattgctggcttatgttcaacTTGTTTTCCACAAAGAGATCCAGATCtttttcagcaaagctgcttcccagccagtCAGCTCCAGCctgtactggtgcctggggttattcctccccaggggcaggactttgcattttcCTCGGGTGAACTTCATGACATTCTTGTCaatccatttctccagcctgtcaaaaTTTCTCTGAATAGCAGCTCTACCCTCCTGTATATCAGTTAACTTTATTAACGAAGGACTTGTTGTACATAATTTGAGTGTCTTTGTTGGATATTTAAGGTGGGTACCATTCTAAGGGCCATATTCTGACAGATTGtctacagaaatatttacacaGATCTCAGTAGGAACATTTCTAGGGTAAAAATGATTAGAGCTTCAAAGTTATTTGGGCACTGAATTGCTGCTAGTTTCAATGGGAAGCCCCAAAATAACTTAGATGTTCTAGACCTAGGGCATTATTCAACATAAAATTAGTTCTTTGAAATCTGAGCCCAGAAGTCATTTGCTGATATCTATTACTCTGTCAGAAAAAAGGTGGAAAGTGGCACTTGCAAATTATATACTATTTTGGTCTTGTGCGTAAGTTACTTCCTCATGGATCTTTgtcaaaaccagaataatttcaaaattgtAGTGTCCCTGACTCATTCAGGGAGGGTATGGGAAACAAATTACTCATGCGAAATTTTTTACTGGTGCCCATCCTGGTTCCTCAGCAAAATCAAGAGACATACTGCACTGTGAAGATCCTTCATGTGCTTTACAGGAGGGCCTGTAAGTAACGCTTTAGGGTTAATATCAAGGAACTGTGGATAGTAATCATGGACTGAGTTAGCTGTTCTAAGGTAAAAGAACTTGCTTTAAATTAATTGTTGCCACCTTACTGATTGGAGGGCCTATTCCTAAAGTTCATTAAACAGTTTAGTCCTAAGCTCTCCCAAAACTGTGTATAGTGATATGATATGTAGGAGAAGGGACTATGTAACCTCTCATGTTCCCTTCCATCCCTAATACtggaattttctgtgttttgtagaGTTATTTTTGTCAATAGGCAAACTACCATTTGGTTTTCTCAAACTGTGCCTCCATTCCTGCCTGCGCTTTAAGGGAAGAATACGTCTGTGGGTCTGCTGCATCAGAGCATCCAAACATAACATGGCCCATAGTGGTATAAGTGAGAAAATTTGATTTCTTGTTCCATGTTCCTTCCATAGCTGTCCATTTTATACGGCTGCCCATGACATATTTTCTGTGTCCTTCTCTGAGTGCCCAGCTCAGTCAAGTACAACCTGTGCTTGCAATGGAGAAACACAGGGAGAGGTTCACCTCACCTGACTTTGGATAGCTCTGTCTGAGTAATCCAGACTCTTTTCATTGTCGATGTAGAGAAAAAGCTCTCATAGGATGCAATCCATCTCATGTGAGGGTGGACTTCTAAAACAGATCTGAAGTATGGCTCTGGGCAACTGCCCTTTTCTCGTCATTGACATAAAGACAGATATCTCAGATGTGGACATTATGCTGTAGACATCTGATATTAGATGATATATAACCAATTTGTGGTATCCTAAAGACTTTATAATATCGTGCAGTGTTCAGAATTTTCCTGAgccatgtattttaaatacatgaagaaaaagagatctTGATCAGTTGTtactgttgtttgtttttgcatgTGAACAAATTGTTCTTTTATTTGCATTGCTGTCTCGTTTAGTATTTCAAGTTCTTATGTGCACATATTTGATTAGATATTTTAGTCCTCGCCTGTGTTTGTTGTGTTTGGTACCATTTACTCTCCTTCCCACTGCAGTGAAAAGCAAATAATGTGAACATGAGAAATGACAGGGGTCTCAGCAAAGCCCTGGGGATAGTTACAGTAatgttgctgtatttttgtttgggcttttatttctttgctgaatgCCCTGCATTgaccaaaggaaataaaactaagCAACTTAGTAAACTATACTTCAGCATTGTATTTTTTGACAGTATCCAAAAAAGGGAAGTAATTCTCTTACATTTCAATGTAACTGATCCAGGCTATGAGAGAAGGCTGCTGAAACTgccaaaaaaggaaatatttgggTTTATATTCTTATTgtgtcttttctcttccttaattCCTGTATAAAATCCAAACAGGATTTATGAGGCAAAGATTACTGTGTAGCTGAAGCTCTAGCATCAATGGGATATAAGTTTCCCTTTTAACATAATGTCTCTCTTAATaagactttatttttatgtatgagGATCCTGTGCACTGCACAGGGCAAAGGGCCTGCCAAACTGCCATGCTCCTCCTGAGATCAGCTCAAACAACAGTGCTGCACAGAGAAAAGTTGTGTCAGACTTTGTGTAAGGATGCAAAAACAGTGTGGTACTAATCTGTCCCAACTCAATGGGACTTGTAGTCCCCAGGTTTTATGTGAATTAGGTCTTTGTCAAAATAGAAAGTAGACTTAAAGATCTGACTCTGTTTGTCATGCCTTGCCAAATCAGCTGTGTCTCTACTAATAAGGTAATTATTTAGTAAATCCCATTCTTTTTCTCCCTATACATTTTTAGGCGACATCTGCTTCTTCCATTGTATTAAAAATTGGCAAAGTTTGTATGGGTAGCTAATCCGTATACCAGAAATATAGACCTGGTAATCACCTTAAGCAAGCAGTAGCGTGGGTAAAGAAGGTTTCAGAAATACTCCATGCAAATAAAAGGAGTTTCAGTCTatggcagttggactagatgatctttgtaGGTCTGTTCCAAATGAGATTATTgtatcctatcctatcctatcctatcctatcctatcctatcctatcctatcctatcctatcctatcctatcctatctTAATTGTAGCAAACCATCATCAGATATGGGGTGAGAAGGGACTAGGACAGGACCAAATTGGTAGTGAGGATGACCACAACTTCTTGGGCAGTGAGTATGGAAGAGTCTCCAgagaaagcagggaagaaatcaTACACGGTGTGAATATGTACTGTATAAAAATGACATAGTTCTAGCACAGGGCTTGTGGCTGAGctggaaagacattttctgcGGACTCTTGATGCCATGTACTTATCCTCTGCTTACTTAAAAACTGTAGCCAATATCTGAAATAACACAAGCAGGATCTTAAAAACTctttaaaattttcctcttttattttaaaatgaaactagaaaaaaacctcttaattATATTGCATTAATTTCATACATCACAAGCCTTAAGAAGTATGGCCCAAACTCCTTGCTGGAGAGGCTCCTTTTGAGAATTTGGTCTCATAATTACTCCTACCAGCATGCAATACAGTAGATGAATATCACATTTCCAGATCTGAGTAAGTATTTGCTAGAGAGGTAAACTAAGGCATAGAGAGATTCCCGTTGACCCTACAGAAAAATCAGGTTCAAAGACAGAGCTAGAGTGCAAGAGTTTTCAGCTCCGCTCTATGGACTACATCACGAGAAACTATGGTGGAAGGAAATTGGCACTTAAAAGCAAGAAACTGCTTTCCAAGAATAATTCTTCCCTTATGCTACATAAATGATGGTAGCAGCCCCCACATTAGTTCATGTtacaggacagaagaaaaaatgctttgcttcAGACTGCAATTGAAATGAAGGTTTAATGCTCTTGTCAGCCTCCTGTTAGAATTTGTATCTGCACCTAACAGCTTCAGGAGAGCTTTTGtgatttatgttttcaaaaggaaTCATTCCAGAAAGCTTTCAAGGTTTACTGTTTCTTTAAGCACTGAATTAACCTCTTTAGTCCAGCCAAACATTTAGTTCTACCTCTGAGCCAGAgtgttattttcccttcccaagCATTCACAGCTGTTTAAGTGCCTGCTGGTACAAGAATTTGCAGCCTCCACATTTTTTTAGGTTTAGAGTTTTCATCCTTTGCGTGATTCTTCTGTGCTGAATATCTACCCCCATTGCTTATGTCTTATGGGGGAAAATGGAGGTGTCAGATAAGCCACAGCGATGCATGCTGTGACTGACTCTGACCCTGGCGGTGGCTGAGCTCAGAGACAGGCTTTGCCAGGGACCGGGATGCTCCCTTCCCAACCTTCAGCAATCACACGGAGACACCTCAGCATCTGTGCCACAGGCTCCAAACATCAGTGGCTCCTTACGATGCCTTTCCTGCCTTAAAACTCTGGGTTCATGCAGGATAGGGACAAACCTGCCATGTATGTGCTGAGTAGCGCAGTGATCTCACATAACAGCACTGAATCTGCCCAGTAAAGGAGActtttgattattttcaaattctgtCCACATTTTGCAAGTCTCCAGACTCCTGGTCCAGAAGTACAGCTTTTGTTAATTCTAAGGCTTCATTCTTGACTCTCTCTCCAATTCTTGGATGCAGTCATGCCAAACTCCCAGTCACATATTGCAGCCATTTACTGAATGCTTGTTATAAACATTGAGAGGAATGCACTATACCcatacatacaaacacacaaaaccatgCAGAAGCTATACTTGAGAACAGCTGTGAAATCagtgctgcaaaagaaaattcaaaaggtGTTATTTTGTCACATGGAAGTTTTTGCAGAATTTAACATAAATGCTAGCTTTTTCACACTTGattttttatggctttttaaGTCAAGAACAGAACTCCAGATCTATTCACTGTACAGGGCAATTTTTCTTAGGTTACCGAGATGTGGCAGCACATACTGTTTAAGGATCCAACCTAGGAAGTTCAGGATTCACTGGCAGCGTTTGCTGGCTGTTATGCCTCGTTCTGCTTGACTCCAGGATGATGAACATCTCCTTTTTAATTATGTTGCCTAAAAATGCCTTGTTAATTTCTTGTTCAGTAGGAAGAGGGCAAAGTAGACCTGTGAAGCTCGAGTCCTGTGCCTTGTGTACTACCTCTCCTCCCCATTTCACTTACACCACTTTCCCAAACACATGGTGACTTCTACCTACAGCTCCCTGAATACTTCAGGGACATTAATTAACTGATTTCACTCCTGTGAAGGAGCTGCTAATTGCTGTTATACTCCCTTTACAGCTGAGTTCACTGAGGCCCTGGAGGGAAGCAATCTCCTCAGCCTTCCCAAGCAGAGTGAGAGTGCCAGGGATTGAGCCCACCTGGAGAGCTGTTGCCCACCGCTAATCCCTGCTGAAGCTAATAAGCACTGAAAACACTCAGCATCTTTCACGACAGCCCTTAGCACTACAAAGGATCAGGCACAAGTGAGGccaaggaaaagcagcacacagACCACAGCAGTCCCAGAAGGTCCCAGCTGGGGTCAAATGCCTGCTCCAATCACCCTCAACTCCTGCTGCATGCAAAACCAATAATGACATAACTAATTACAacaagaggaaggggaaaatggTGCAGTGGATGCTAGCAGAATTCATAAAGTCAAATGCCAGTAAAATACACTATGTGTACAAAAAATAGTTTGGTTCCTAGCTACCTGCTGTGTTCAAGctaaacaaaagacaaaataatagCTTCAGGATGTATTTGCGAAGACAACTGTTCCCTATTATAGGATAAAATTGCAAcggtttattttatttaattagtaTCTCATTTGTTCTAGTACGTTAAAAAGCTAATATGCATATAAATTGATCTTGTATCTTTGGACAAATTGAACTATAAATATTATATTGtaaaataagaaggaaagaCATGAGCACTGGACTGTCTCCCATCAAACTGAATTGAATCTCACAGGACTACATTGTAATTTACAGTACGGGCATGCTGGTAGGCAGGAGACATGGTGACAAGTACAAGCAATTAGGGTTAAAAGTGTATATGGGCCAATTTGTAGCTGTGCTATCCCAGGAGAGACTCAAAGAAAGAACGATGCTTCTGAGACACACTTAGTTCCCTCTGTACTGACCTACCTCCAGTTGAAAAAGGAGAGTTTCATTCCCCATTCCTGGGCAGCATGCACATGCTGCCCCACCCGttcctccttccctggcagctgctctggctgctcccCACAGGTCGAGCCATGTTCCCCTGCACTGGGGTACGGATAGGAAATTTCCATGCtcccctctttctctttctggcGCCCCTGTAAAGCAAAGATAGCATCTCCAGGGAAGCACTGGGTGCTACGAGGGGCTTGCATCCCTCTCATGCTCTCCTCATACATGCACAAacacatatatgtacatatgaaCCACTGTCTCTATATAGCAAATGAGAAATCAAAGTGTACAAAAagtaaaaggacaaaaatactttgaaaaaaagatacaataCCTTTTAGAGTCATCTCTTCCATGTTTATATGTGTGATATTAGGAATGAAGATTTGGGTCTAATGCGGGGTGGTTCAGCCCCCGTGTGAGTCAGACCTGCATTTTTTGCCAGGTGAAGTACTATTGATCAGCCAGTTGAAAGCACATCATCAATAGTGTGACCCTGTAACtaatggtatttttgttttcctttccttttagtTTGAGCTATCGCAGTGTCAACAAcaatcagaagaaaatgcaaacatttgtCTCAATAGCCAAGAATGCCTGGGGAATTTTTGTATCTGAAAGGAAGCCTGGCTGGAAGTATCTGATGCagctttttgcagtttgctctgCAGTTGGCTTCCTCTCAAGCTTTCTCTTATTCCTTGGCATGCACTTCTCCCTGGCACATCACCCTTTGGGTCCCTTATTGATTTCTGGATTCATCTGGATCTTGCTTTCTATCGCACTCTCCTGTTTCAAGCACCTGCGCTGTTTTAGTGTCCTGTTCCTTCTTTCTTGTGGACTGCAAAATGGCAGGAATGCTCTTATTACTGCTGGCACAGGCGTTGTGGTGGCCGGCAacatccaaaatatttttcacaacCTAAAGGTTCTGGCAGACAGTATAACCTGTCATTTGGAGTATGAGGAATTTGCCTTGATAAAATATTATGTTGAGGCAGTAAAATGGATTTACAAGATGGCCAAGCTTTCCACTAAACTGCCTGAATCTGTAGTGTTCCTAAGTCATGAATTCACACCATCTTACTCAATTTCAGATGATGCATTAAAACAAGAGCTAAATGACACAAAGCAAGAAATCCAGAGAGTTGCTAACCAGATATCTTTTATGCTGACTATACTTCCCTATATAGGCCAGAAAGTATTGCCTATAGTAGGGATTTTTCTAGCTTCTTTTGGAACTGGCCTCTTTATCAAAAAATTTGTGGGCTCTCATGGCACCAAATTTAAGAATACTTATATCACTAAAGAGTTCATCGCATTTGATGAGCaccaaaagcaacagcaaagacCCTGCCTTCTGCCacttaatggaaaagaaagaaaagattatgtAACAATCCCATCTTTCTGCCTCacaaggaaggacagaaaaaacatgcagtatttttttctccctgtaatTATTCATCTTTGCATCTGGCTTCTGTTTGCTTCAGTagattatttgttttattggttaattatttctgtgaataaacATCTCCAACAAGTACCGGATATAGAGATTCAACTCAGCCTCTTTCAGCAAGTAAGTACTTGTCAGTACTTTATATTTCTTAGTTTAGTGTTGAAAAATTTCTCTTCATATTCAGCAGTTGCAGGAACAGACGTACAGCCAATGAACCATCAATTCTTTCAAAGCATaatcattcattttctttcaaaaagggCCATTGCCTTTACAGATATGTATGTTGGATGGAACCAGACAGTTCTCTGCACTTTCCAAAGTGTCATCATATTTCTAGAGTATAGTAAATAAAGGAAGAAGGAGTTTCATTCCTCCGTTTATATATGTGGAtatcatggtttaaccccagccggcatctaagcatcacacagctgcttgttTATTCctcccctccagtgggatgggggagagaatcagaagaataaaagtgagaaaattcgtgggttgacataaagacagtttaataggtaaagcaaaagccgcacatgcaagtaaagcaaaacaaggaattcaccCCCTGAGGGCACCATGCTAATGTCTGAGGGATGGTGTACTAGCGAGGTCCTTCCAtctgccatctcagtggaggtaagggatggagatccatgaggcagcaaagatgcaagggtTATGGATATGTTTAGAAACCACAGAAGTACCTGAGAATGGTTAtgtaggaattagggcttctccccccaGAAAGGTGAtgggatcaatagcccaactgaagtgcatctacaccaatgcatgcagcatgggcaacaaacaggagaagCTGGAAGCCACTGTgtagcaggaaaactatgacatagttgccatgACAAAAACATGGCGGGATGACTTGCAGAACtagagtgctgcaatggatggctataaactcttcagtagggataggcaaggaaggagaggcagtggggtagcTCTGTATGTTGGGGAATGTTTTGATTGTCTTGAGCTTAATGATAGTGatgatagggttgagtgtttatgggtaagtatcagggggaaggccagcaagaCAGACATCACAGTGGGAGTCTATTATAGACCACCtaaccaggatgaagaggcatACAgaatattctataagcagatgggagaagtctcacaattgctagcccttgttcttgtgggggacttcaacttactaggtgtctgctggaaatataatacagcagaaaggaaacagtctaggaggttcctggagtgtgtggaagataacttcctgacacagctggtgagtgagccaactagggaaggcaccccactggacctgttgttctcaaacagagaaggacttgtgggtgatgtgattgttggaggctgtcttgggcatggcgatcatgaaatgatagagtttttgattcttggagaagtaagggGTAGGGgggagcagaactgctaccttggacaGATACTGGCTGCCCATGGCTTGGataggtgtactcttcactgggtaaaaaactggctggatggctgggcccaatgAGTTgcagtgaatggagttaaatccagttggtggctggtcacaagtggtgttcctcaggcCTCAGTACTGGAGCTcgttctgtttaatatctttatcaatgatctggacgaggggattgagtacacactcagtaagtttgcagatgacaccaggtggggtgggagtgtcaatctgccTGAGGGTAGGAAGGTCCTGCAGagagatctggacaggctggatcaatgggccgaggccaattgtatgaggttcaacaaggccaagtgccgggtcctgcatgttggtcacaataaccccatgcagcactacaggcttggggaagagttgctggaaagctgcctagtGGAAAAGAACCTGgaggtgttggtagacagctggctaAACATGAGCCAgaagtgtgcccaggtggccaagaaggccaacagcatcctggcttgtatcagacatagtgtggccagcaggagcagggaagtgattgtccccctgtactcagcactggtgaggctgcacctcaaataccaTGTCCAGTTTTaagcccctcactacaagaaagacatggaagtgctggagcatgtccaaagaaaggcaacgaagctggtgaagggtctagagaccaagtcttatgaggagcagctgacggaactgggtttgtttagcctgaagaaaaggaggctgaggggag
This sequence is a window from Pelecanus crispus isolate bPelCri1 chromosome 2, bPelCri1.pri, whole genome shotgun sequence. Protein-coding genes within it:
- the DCSTAMP gene encoding dendritic cell-specific transmembrane protein; its protein translation is MQTFVSIAKNAWGIFVSERKPGWKYLMQLFAVCSAVGFLSSFLLFLGMHFSLAHHPLGPLLISGFIWILLSIALSCFKHLRCFSVLFLLSCGLQNGRNALITAGTGVVVAGNIQNIFHNLKVLADSITCHLEYEEFALIKYYVEAVKWIYKMAKLSTKLPESVVFLSHEFTPSYSISDDALKQELNDTKQEIQRVANQISFMLTILPYIGQKVLPIVGIFLASFGTGLFIKKFVGSHGTKFKNTYITKEFIAFDEHQKQQQRPCLLPLNGKERKDYVTIPSFCLTRKDRKNMQYFFLPVIIHLCIWLLFASVDYLFYWLIISVNKHLQQVPDIEIQLSLFQQRNENSFIIGTREHIAKTDTFKISLFKHDCMLQPELTLSTTWIQLGVITFFLIIFGLFSGLLTQLKILVSTSFYPDTEMKRIHYLHAKLLKKRAKLQDKTGKKMFARTVRFWFPILKAREAMRKKERSVANDNSV